A genomic stretch from Malus domestica chromosome 15, GDT2T_hap1 includes:
- the LOC103416394 gene encoding uncharacterized protein, with translation MDNTALQECSVPEDVLRKILSVGNSSTLVNSLENLIQVCRTADGRAGLASKDILPSVILLIQSLPYPSGCHLLTLCLKLLRNLCAGEIANQDSFIERNGVAIILNVLNSASLSSEPDTGIVRLGLQVLANVSLAGQRHQCAIWQQLFPKEFVAIARVQSRETCDPLCMVIYACCDGSPERFAQLCGDRGITIVKQIVKTTAAVGFGEDWYKLILSRTCLEGPYFQSLFSNLGFVGATENGEDTEFREDVFSTEQAFFLRNISDILNERLQEITVPSDFVLCVFGIFKKSAGILNYATRGKSGLPTGSIMIDVLGYSLTILRDVCAQKSVRGSNEDLGDAVDVLLSHGLIELLLCLLRDLEPTSVMRKAIKQGEDQDGPKPSSLKPCPYKGFRRDIVAVIGNCTYKRKLVQDEIRHKDGILLLLQQCGLDDDNPYLREWGIWCVRNLFEGNEENERVVAELELQGAVDTPEIAQLGLRVEVNPETRRPKLVNIP, from the exons ATGGATAACACAGCACTGCAAGAGTGCTCTGTACCTGAAGATGTTCTCCGGAAAATTTTAAGTGTGGGAAACTCATCTACCCTCGTAAATTCGTTGGAAAATTTAATACAAGTTTGTAGAACTGCGGATGGTCGTGCAGGCCTTGCGTCTAAGGATATTCTTCCCTCTGTCATCCTGCTCATACAATCTCTCCCTTACCCTTCTGGTTGCCATCTTCTCACATTATGTTTAAAGCTCCTAAGAAATCTTTGTGCGGGAGAGATTGCAAATCAGGACTCATTTATTGAAAGAAATGGAGTGGCAATCATATTGAATGTTTTGAACTCCGCAAGTCTTTCTTCGGAGCCAGATACTGGGATCGTTCGGTTGGGGTTGCAAGTTCTCGCTAATGTTTCATTGGCTGGACAACGGCATCAGTGTGCAATTTGGCAGCAACTTTTTCCAAAAGAATTTGTTGCTATAGCAAGAGTTCAGAGCCGGGAAACTTGTGATCCCTTGTGCATGGTTATCTATGCTTGTTGTGATGGAAGCCCTGAACGGTTTGCCCAACTTTGCGGTGATCGTGGGATAACTATCGTGAAACAGATTGTAAAGACTACTGCTGCAG TTGGTTTCGGAGAAGATTGGTACAAGTTGATTCTTTCAAGAACCTGCTTAGAAGGACCTTACTTCCAGTCACTTTTCTCAAATTTAGGATTTGTTGGTGCTACTGAGAATGGCGAAGACACTGAATTTAGAGAAGACGTTTTCTCAACTGAGCAAGCATTTTTCTTGAGAAACATATCTGACATCTTGAATGAGCGGCTTCAAGAGATTACTGTGCCTAGTGATTTTGTACTGTGTGTCTTTGGGATATTTAAGAAATCTGCTGGGATTCTTAATTATGCCACAAGAGGCAAGTCTGGACTTCCAACAGGTTCTATTATGATAGATGTTCTAGGATACTCACTCACAATCCTGAGAGATGTATGTGCTCAGAAGTCCGTAAGAGGCTCTAACGAGGACCTGGGGGATGCTGTTGATGTTTTGCTGTCCCATGGCCTCATAGAATTACTTTTATGTTTGCTTCGTGATCTTGAGCCGACATCAGTGATGAGGAAAGCTATCAAGCAAGGTGAGGACCAAGATGGACCAAAGCCTTCTTCCTTAAAACCCTGCCCTTATAAAGGATTTCGGAGAGATATAGTGGCAGTCATTGGCAATTGCACATATAAAAGGAAGCTTGTACAAGATGAGATTAGACATAAGGATGGGATTCTTCTGCTCTTGCAACAGTGTGGCCTTGATGACGACAATCCGTACTTAAGGGAGTGGGGCATTTGGTGCGTGAGGAACTTATTCGAAGGCAACGAAGAAAACGAAAGGGTAGTGGCTGAATTGGAGCTTCAAGGGGCTGTTGATACACCAGAAATTGCTCAACTTGGTCTTCGAGTAGAGGTGAATCCAGAAACTAGACGGCCAAAGCTTGTTAACATCCCATGA